The following are encoded in a window of Congzhengia minquanensis genomic DNA:
- a CDS encoding oxaloacetate decarboxylase, protein MTFRPFEFIANLKYMGIGMLSILIVIGVIMLVTIILNKTSKNKD, encoded by the coding sequence ATGACATTTCGCCCTTTTGAATTTATAGCGAACTTAAAATATATGGGAATTGGCATGCTGAGCATTTTAATCGTTATCGGCGTCATCATGCTGGTTACAATTATTTTAAACAAAACATCTAAAAATAAAGACTGA